The following are encoded together in the Scyliorhinus torazame isolate Kashiwa2021f chromosome 6, sScyTor2.1, whole genome shotgun sequence genome:
- the LOC140425374 gene encoding endothelin-1-like: MEFNVLFSLLPLMWELHFSTGSPLSAAALTVSPITSAGQTSSSVPRRLSRSKRCSCSSFLDKECIYFCHLDIIWINTPERIVPYGLGNSPRVRRSVKKNLATPRCQCRSQEDTVCWQFCEGGQQTSRFSSKTKVQKNYLEEASDRMSRNKQDCKGLKCVYQHLLNIAKKLEPADSNHLPTSVKWIYTIRKVRQDSYNKLKRLPVSMTGPVAECRDCKR; encoded by the exons ATGGAGTTTAACGTGTTATTTTCCTTGCTCCCTCTGATGTGGGAACTGCACTTTTCCACAG gctcccCCCTATCGGCTGCAGCATTGACCGTCTCTCCCATCACCTCTGCCGGTCAAACTTCCAGCTCGGTTCCCCGGCGGCTCAGCCGCTCCAAGCGCTGTTCCTGTTCctcattcctggacaaggaatgcatctACTTCTGCCACTTGGACATCATCTGGATCAACACACCCGA GAGGATTGTCCCGTACGGACTGGGCAATTCCCCCCGGGTCAGACGGTCTGTGAAGAAAAACCTGGCGACGCCACGATGTCAGTGCCGCAGCCAAGAGGACACTGTGTGCTGGCAATTCTGTGAAGGTGGACAACAAACATCGAG ATTTTCGAGCAAGACCAAAGTACAAAAGAACTACCTGGAAGAAGCATCAGACAGGATGAGTCGAAACAAACAGGACTGCAAGGGATTGAAATGTGTTTATCAACACCTCCTTAACATTGCAAAAAA GTTGGAGCCGGCAGACAGTAACCATTTACCTACATCAGTGAAATGGATATATACAATAAGGAAAGTGAGACAAGACAGCTACAATAAACTGAAGAGATTACCAGTTTCCATGACAGGCCCTGTGGCAGAATGCAGGGACTGCAAGCGCTGA